AAACCTGCGTGTGTTGGTTATCAGTCAACTCATtcgatgaaataaaaaaaaaaaaatacaagaagttGCGTAGCTGGAATATGAGGAAACAAAAAGCCTCAGCTTCACTCTGAATTAACTCCAATAAAACTATTTCACTTCGGTTTGTGTAGAACGTCACTTTGTCGTGTTATAAATCGCTGTCGCAGCCGAACTGTTCAACCATTTTTACCAGAAGTCGTCAACGTATTATTTGGAGAAGTTTAtctaaactttaaaactttttttttatggctaaGAAAGAACGAAGTGGCACCGTAtaacttcagacagaaaaataaatggtgaCATTTAAGGATTATCAGGTATAAAttgaaaaagttgagaaaaattaaatgacagaATATTATCTGTGTTTAGTTCTTCGTGTTGCTGCTATTTTTATGCTCTCAAATCAGCAGAGACGATacagattattaaaaaaaccTGACTCAGTTCTGACTAACCAAGTTATCGGTGACTTTAAGTCGTCAGTTAGAATCTAAAACAAATCACTTTTAGTAGAGTctggacaaaataaatccaACTGTAGCTGTGACCACAGTCCCATCGAGATCACGACAGGAATGAAGGAGGTTTTCAGGCGACAGTCAGGAGACTCTTTATATTAATGGAACAAACATCAAAATAATTCAATATGtttgtagttttacttttaaacgtTGGCACGATCTCTGCACACTTTAACTGAAAATGTTAATACAGGAGTGAGTTTCTTTTGCACATCTAGGACCACGTTTTCCCGTcttttggagatttttttgCCCCGTTGTATCATCTGTATTATGATATTAACGTACTGTGAGAAGTGCATCATGATGGTTAATTATGAATTTCAGCTTCAGCAATGATGGTCAGCTGCATAACAGTCTGGTCCCGACACAGTCCTGAACGCCTTCAGTAGTTCCATCGAATGAAAGCGAGTCACCGTCGCCTTCGTCTCTACGAAGAACCGTCTCCCAGCTCCTCGTCCTGGAAAGGGTAGCTGAGCGCAGGAGGGAAGCCCTGACTCCGAGGCTGCTCGTCCAGCAGCACCAAATCCTCCACATCTCTCCCTTTGTACCTCCGCCTGCAGATCTTCACAGTCACTTTCCGCCCCTGAAACACTTTCAGGGCTTCCTTGGAAGCCATGGCCTTGGCGGCGGACTCGTCGCGGCCGTAGCCCGTGCCCATGTAGACAGTCTGACAGCGGATCTCGCACACGTGGCCTTCCTTCTGCGTGCGGCCCTCGGGGAGGCCCGTGATGTCCTTCAGCGGCACGAACACGCACGTCAGGGTCTGTTTACAGGACTCCACGCAGCTGCGCAGGATCTCGAAGTGGTCCAGGTTGGGCCCGAAGCCGCCCGCCGACACCAGCTTCCACGCCACGGCCTTGTAGAGGCGGTTGAAGAAGGGCTGGTGGTCGGCGGGGGCCTGCGGAGGGGGGCCCCACTTCTGACCGGCGGACCAGGCGGACGTCCTCCCGGGGGGTCGACAGTCGGCCTCGTTAGCCCCGCCGCATTTGGCTCTTTTCACACAGCCGTCGGCGTCGCCCTCTGCAAAATGGCGACACAGCAGGATCAACATTTAATGAGGAAACAGACTCAGGCCTCAGGTGTGGGCGTGCGAGAAAACAACAGCCGTGTATCAGTAATTACCCTGAAACCctgctgcaataaaaacaatactcAAATGTCGTTTGCTGGTTTATAACGAGCAACGGAAAGTGTGTTTTCTCACTATGTgacatatttatattcagttttggATATTAGAATTCATATAAACCCAAAACATAAAGACATTACAGGTAGGATAAAGCATCAAATAGTTTAAAGGCTGAATACTGGTACTGTATAATCTGTTAAATGGACTGATTGGATGGATCtgattattatatatttatttaaaaaaacagctagttattctgacttttattaATGAAATCTGGAGGAtacaaacagaacagacatTGTGATCTGTAACCGTGGCCAAGACTTAaagggaaataataaaaaataaataaattgcaccGCATTACCTGATGTGGCACTTCGCTTTCCTCTGGCCATGAGTTCTTTTAAGGTTTTGTGAACTGGAGCATCTGGGACAACTATCCCCTCGCCCATCTCATTAATCTTCTCCATTACAGCCTGCGGATAGCTGAGGGATAAAGggagcaaaaaaacacaacatatatTAGAGTCACTGCTCATCTCATGAAGAATGATCCAGCCCTGAAGTGTTTCCACCCCGATCAGTTCGTGTCCTTCCTACCTGCAGCCGAGGAAAATGTGATTAGCCCACAccatggacagagacaggagcCTGTCCAgactgttgttgctgctgctgctgctgctgctcatcccCGGCTCCACGGTGGGAAAAGCCTCCATGTTTCTCAGGATGAACTCTCTCCGGGCACACCACTGTTTGTTGGTCTCGCAGTAGCCCCTGAACGTCTCGACCCACTGGGCCAGCTGCGGGTTCTGGTCCAGGTACTCTGAAACTGTGTCCTCTTCGCTCCTCTCCCCCGCCATCCCTGCATTAAAACGCAAAAATGACGTCATTTATTCGTGCGGCAGCTAAAGCCCTATTTACGCGGGACTAGTTTCacctgggacgtcctgtgatacatctgtgtttaatgtggttcatttgcaaaagataaacaaactaaatgtgtcTCTGCAAATTATGATggataataatatttttgatactattgaCTGAAATTATCAATAAATCACCACAATAAATCACCTCCACCCTTAGAAATTAACACATTAATGcctgatttaatgatttcactAGTTTTAATGACTGAATGGGTCAGTTCCATGTCCAGAATTtaaattatagcacatccttcataattctttaGTGACAAGACGcagaaaaaatcaaacaaaaattctctaaaaagtaaaaactcactcctaaatcacagagatgtcgattagCACTACTTtagtattatcagaggaccttTGTGTTATTATGGTAGGTAGTTTCCTGTGTAAttattactttacaaatcacgaACATGGACGAATCTCACGTGATTAAGTTCACAGACGACCTCtgagattattttaaatgaccAGAGgttcccaggtaaaactagtcacGAGCATTAAATAGGGCTCATGTTAGTGTAGCTAGCTTAAATCAGGCTACTTAACCTTTAACAAATCTACAGAAGACGTATTAGAAAAGTGTACATACTAGTTTTAACCGAGCGTTTGTTTAGCCTAACGTTACTTCAACTGTCTGGTAAATGTTAATTTCGAGTACCACAGAGAAAAGTCCACCAACTAACAATAACTTAAGCTAAACAGGTAGCCAGGAAACATCAACTTCACGGCAAGATACGCTAATAACAACAAACTAGCACCAAAACTGAACTCCAATATTAGCTACATACCCGTTGCTAGCAcagtcttttattattttgtctcgTAACTACGACATACCAAGCTCTCTCCGTTGCGATGTCTTGTTGCTAGCTAGCTACATGACCGACTGATGACGCACAGAGCGGCGACTCTGCATTGTGGTGAGAAAAACTACATTTCCCATCAGAGTAACGGCAGCGAAAGGTTATCGCTCTGTGATATGGATATATCACATCCCtcgtttaaattaaaataacgCGTGTCTTAACAACTAAATATATCCcgttttactttttcattgATATTTTAAATTCCCATTAAACGACAAGAGAAAGTAACTTAACGGTTCTCAACTGCTAGCAACTATATTAGCACCGTGATGCTTTGCGGGCTGACGTAATAAAGCTGCGACAGCGAGGGCGGCAGTTTGTTTTGGTGGATGTATGACACTTTCCTCCATCATTTCTTAATCACTTCAAAGTGAATCAACATGATTCACGAGCTTTTATTGGCGTTGAGTGGATATCCGGGTACAATTTTTACATGCAACAAACGAACAGGtttacaggtaaaaaaaaaaaaaaaagttaaatactCTGCACTTCTATACAATAACGCTTCGTAGTCAGCATGCTAGCTAATTTATTTTACACCCGCACGTCAAActctgatattttttatttcttgaaatAGTCTAAAGTGATATAATTGTCGTTGTTGTTCGTATTGCATTTATACGTTTTAGCAAGCTACAAATTGGCACCTTGATGCAGCTAAATTTAGCTTTACGATACACTAGCATGatatagcatcaaataaaacGTAAAGCTAATTgagtttccttcctctttagCTTCCTCTCACATCTACATTGACATATTTTGAATATAGCACGAGGTATTTGATAACCAAGACATTTTTTATCAGTGTAGTAAGTTTAAACCAGTGATGAGTCATGATCACATAATTTAAGCTCGTTtgaatcatcatcattatcatcaaaatataataatcatcaaaataaaacaattataaaGGTGTCAGTCATATTCCACAAGGTAAACACAGATGGTGAATTGCTCACCTGTGTAAAGTCTTGAGTTCATCATGCATGCATATACCCCCCCAGGTGTCCCAGGACCTGCCCTTCCTTCACCCCAGTGAGACCAGTGTCCTCAACCGTCTCTGCAAACTGGGCTCGGATTATATCCGGTTTACAGAGTTCATAGAGCAACACACAGGCCATGTACATCCACAGGTGAGTCCCGGAAGCCACATGACAACATCTGTACACATCTGGTTCACTGttaacatcatcaaaaaacaaatgttatcaGTTCAGTTGTGGTTTTAGCTTTGGGACAAATCCTTCTGCCCTTTGTTTGTGATTTTCTTAAAGAAATGTGCATGTTCTGTTTTCCAGGAACATCACACGAACCAGCCCAGCCAGACTGGACTTCATGGGATTTACTTGCGGGCTTTCTGCACAGGGCTGGACTCCATGCTGCAGCCCTACAGACAGGCCCTTCTGGACCTCGAACAGGAggtaaagtaataataataccaataataataaGGCAAGTAATGTGTGGGAATTCTCATTACTCAACTTGTGTCTGTATTTCAGTTCCTGGGAGATCCACATCTGACGATCTCACATGTGAATTATAAGCTGGATCAGGTAAAGGAAAAGTACTGAAGATGCTCTTGAGTGGAAAGTGTTTTTTATAATTGGACATATCGGTTTAACACTATTGTTTTTGTGATGAAGTTCCAGTTGCTGTTTCCCTCTGTGATGGTGGTGGTAGAGACGATAAAATCCCAGAAGGTAACGTACAGTGTTTGGTTGTGGTGgcagctcttcttctctgtcagcTGCTACTGTTTATATGTCGGTTTAAGCTTAATTTGAGCTCATATAACCTCAAATTGATCCGTATAcaattattatttcctttacTTTAcatcttcctttccttctcaaATGGCAAAATCTTTTGATTATTAAATCTTATTGCATGAATGTAGATTACTGACCTCAGGAAACCTCCATAGGAGACATTTAGACTTGTAAAAGAAGGGAAAGCACATGTGTATTAATCATGGGCAGAGTAAATCCTGACACTGAAACAGGACCTCACCCAAGCAGAATGCAGCCATTGTTGATGCACCTGTgcttttagttttgtgtttctgttggagCTCTTTGTGTAACCGAGCTGTCGGTGCCGTTTTAGATCCACGGCTGCCAGATCCTGGAGACGGTTTACAAGCACAGCTGTGGTGGGCTTCCTCCTGTACGCATGGCCTTAGAAAAGTAAGTCACTTAGGagtttgttcatgttgtttttggtgCCTACACTACAGGCCAGAAGTTTAGAAGTAAGATCACATTTGTACGTAAAAGATCATGGTTTCACTGGTTTAGTttgaatcaaaataaacatgattattatataaagagtaacttatcaaaagacatttttactgtaattatcaggtatttgaatttgaatatttGCTTTAATAACATCGTTGTGActcttctcgaccctaaaacgaagtttcttcttttcatttactgacatttattcatttattattggtctggtaacattaatgttcacctaaaggtaaattgaggaaaatggttcatatcaataaaagcaaagtgtgatcatgcagtaaatacatctaTGAATACACAGAACTCATGCTGTTTTTTAAGGAAGTCATCGTGAACAGGAACTTGAAGTTACTTCCAAATGTTTGGTCTGTAGTTTATATTCATACACGTAATAACCTCATTCCTTTAGATATTTAATTAAgattcttttaaatatttaatttagattattttagatatttaatGTTGGAGTATGGATACTTTGAATACATTACTGTACACTCAaatgccagttcattaggtactaacctctaatataacagtccttcATTAATCTTTCGCTCCTTCCGGATATTCCTATACTGGAATTCAGAATTTGTGTAGTTAAATTTGTGACGCTGGTTCTGCATCAACTGAGcggatttagagcaggactgttaaaTTAGacagttttccttttcacttttttatgatctatttgagttattttaaaTTAGCTCCTTATCGTGCACGATTTTATTGGTATGTTTGAGTTCTAGTCATATTCATCGTACTGTACAGACTAAATACTGGAAAATCAACATGTGTCtcttttcgtgtttttttttcctttaaatataTTCTGCAGGATCTTGGCTGTTTGCCACGGTGTGATGTACAAACAGCTGGCAGCTTGGATGCTGCACGGTTTGCTGCTGGACCAAAGCGAGGAGTTTTTCGTGAAGCAGGGCCCCAGCgcaggaggagcagctgccaaccaggaggaggaggaggaggacctgggCCTGGGAGGCCTGAGTGGGAAACAGCTCCGAGAATTACAGGACCTGGTGAGTCACGGAGAAGTTTGCTTGTTTAATGTATAAGGTTCAGTGAAGCATGGCTCCACCCCTCTGAATGatagccactttattaggagcacctgttcaattgcttgttaatacaaatagctaatcagccaatcacatggctgcagtttaTTCATGCAGatgtgatcaagacaacttaaCTGAATTTCAGAATttaaataaagggaaaaaacaaacacacacgtccTAGATTTGTTGAatattcttcctcctctgttttttgtGCAGAGGCTGATCGAGGAGGAGAACATGCTGGCTCCGTCCCTCCAGCAGTTCTCTTTGCGAACAGAGATGCTGCCGTCTTACATCCCCGTCCGAGTGGCAGAGAAGATCCTGTTTGTGGGAGAATCCGTCCAGATGTTTGAGAACCACAACCACAGCCCGTCCAGAGCCGGtactgttctgttctgttagatctgcattaacatccatcctgggtTTTACAAGCTATAAAACCTGTATTTCTAGtttaaaacatacaaataatacacatcCTCAATCCATCCTGGACGTGTTCACATCTGTCCTTAAACCCGGACACTCATGGTGAGATTTCCCGGGACGGGGTTAATGTAAGAGTCCGATCAGGGGTTTGAGTAAAGTCTTTCAGTGGCATCTTTTTATACCgttgtttcctttatttcagGCTCCATCCTGAAACACCAGGAGGACCtgtttgctgcagagctgcacagaCTCAAGCAGCAGCCTCTTTTCAGCCTGGTGGACTTTGAAAATTTGATCGATCGAATCCGGAGCACGGTGGCAGAGGTGAGCTCATACATTTTGCAATCGtgaatacttttcttttttttttttagccacgTTATAAGATGTTGCAATAAGTTTAAATCTTTCCCGTATGTCACTGACTTGCAGCACCTCTGGACGCTGATGGTGGAGGAGTCGGATCTGCTGGAGCAGCTCAAGGTTCGGACTCACCGTCGCGCTGTAGCTCTGGGTCGTAAACCAAGATGTTGACttgcttttgtttccttccaGATCATTAAGGACTTCTACCTGTTGGGTCGTGGGGAGCTCTACCAGGTTTTCATCGACCTGGCGCAGCACATGCTGAAGACGCCTCCCACAGCCGTCACCGAGCACGGTAAAAAcacagacgagacgagacgacgCCGTCGGGTTCAGACGGCGCTTTGACGTTTCTACGTTTTAATACCTTTTAATTCTTGTTCCACAGATGTGAACGTGGCCTTTCAGCAGGCGGCTCACAAGGTTCTGCTGGACGATGACAACCTCCTGCCTCTGCTGCACCTCACTGTGGACTACCAGGGAAAAGACGGCAAAGGTTTGGACGTCTCCTCATACGCAGGAGCTTAACTGagttgccaaaacattaggtacactagaaaaaatatacaaacaatcCTGTGTAAACTAGGGGTGGAAAATAtagtttttcttctgatacaacattgattttaaaagaaaaagtcatgttttgggccgatcgtgaacgacttccacctccaccacttTTTCTACACAAGTACAATAAATTGTAAACGGATTATTTggaataatattgttttttaactcAATTTATCCAATGAgttatcactgtcatctctgatgtgtgtgtgtgtgtgtgtgtgtgtgtgtgtgtatatatacaacttttattttaagctgcatttaacaTGTCTCAGTGAACTATATAGAACATTACTTATTAcctataaataataacaactacagatttttttcgttttagtgcaaagacgaACATGTAAATTAGGagaaagtttacatttaataaattatctttcaaaaaaaaaggaaatgcttAAGAAAAACTGGTGCAGTTTGGGTACATTGCTCTGCTCCGTCTGCTCTGCTAaacctgggtctcagtgttcttataataaattaatttcatcttgataacatttaattattattatcattattattattattatttataatctCAGAGCTGTAAAGCTGCAGCGCTAACACGGGGTCGtgcaaaccagttttactactaatgtgggattattctacaatatttactcatcatcacagtaaaatagtccatccttagtcaatctactgcattaattcctttctcagtcagtagaaaatgtttatgaatgaaaaaataaaaaaaaacactgtgatactgtcagaaCTTTGAAAAATACTCTAATAAATATTagaacaataaatattaaaatcagacAGATCAGAGCCTTAATGCTGACGTAGGGAACATTATTCACCCTGAAAATGTCTCATCGTGTCTGTTTTATGACCCCAGACCCTTCAGGCCCCAGAGACGGAGCCACGCCCCCACAGGACACCTCCCCCCGTGAGGCCCCGCCCACAGGCTGGGCGGCCCTCGGCCTCATCTACAAGGTCCAGTGGCCTCTGCACATCCTCTTCACGCCGGCCGTGCTGGAGAAGTGCGTCCACCTCGTTGCCTCTCGCTGCATTAACTCACCTTATAAGTTCTCAAtgctcaccctcctcctcctcctcctcctcctcctcctcctcctcctcctcctcctcctcctcctccaggtacAACGTTGTGTTCAGGTACCTGCTGAGCGTGCGGCGCGTCCAGTCCCAGCTGCAGCACTGCTGGGCCCTGCAGATGCAGAGGAAGCACCTGAAATCCAGCCAGACGGACGCCGTCAAGTGGCGGCTACGCAACCACATGGCCTTTCTGATCGACAACCTGCAGTACTACTTACAGGTAACACAGATGCAATATGTTTGAACCCTGACACCTTTGTTTCTaggttattttagctgtttatcgAATCAAATTCAGTTCTGGAGAATCTGATTCACTACTGATAAATCTCCCTGTGTCTTGTACAGAACTATATCtatgtgaagaaaataaaccatAAAAGGTTGAGATATGACTAATAACTGTCCTCATATGGTGACTTTAAGTTCatcgcagcttattctgcttcatttaaacctgttgtcctcattagtcGATGCTTTATTCTGCCGTCTAGTGGTAGGATCAGTACAgcagtcggtgtaaaaacagcGGATTCATTCGACTAAAGTGGACTAGATGAGAAACATCATTgaattttatggttgaaacttgtttatttattaatttatagtTTGATAAgatgcacaaatttaacatatttcatcaacagcaacgagctacaacgtggctaattagcaagttcttcattgttctggttttgctcagacatgttcagatattaaaataaatagttttaagtactgtcacacattggtgactttattataaataatgaaataatcccagtgttcacatatgaggacattgttgtACTACTTCCtattcaaagatgatgcttagtttttatacatcttaggtcctatTGATCCCAAATATCgagcagaaattaaaaacaccaaataaaagctctgtTCTCAGGAGGAATGGCCACTTAAGGCTTCCGTAGGAGTCATCACAGCCTGGTTTAAAGTATAATATACACTCGGCCGCCAGTTCATTATTCTGGTATTCACCATTAGTTTCAGATATTTGAATTCAGCCGTGTTTTACtggtggaggctgtggtttttaAAACTATTGAATTGACTTTTTTGACTCGATCCGagtttaacagcaacacaatcTACGTTAGAACAGTCACGGATGATGATTTACTGCAGGACTCTTATATTATTTACTGGTGTACTTAATATTTTGGGAAGGTAATCATCTTTAAACATCATTTGATCCACATTTAATCTACAGAGCCGAGCATcagttattaaattaaatttacgTCCTTTCAATGAATCTTAAGAACATTTaccttctattttttttatagtatcagttttaatgttatttctaGATTAAAAGCTTCAGATAGAGGGTTAAGAACGTTTGtggcttttctctgtttgtttagtACTTATCAAATGAAGTATTTTTCACATAATCGTTCCACCGTTATAACCTGAGGACCGTCTCTCTCCAGGTGGACGTCCTGGAGTCTCAGTTCTCTCAGCTGCTCCAACAGATCAACTCCACCAGGGACTTTGAGAGCATCCGTCTGGCCCACGACCACTTCCTCAGCAACCTGCTCGCCCAGTCCTTCATCCTCCTGAAGCCGGTGCGATGCCGCGAAGCCAAAAACCCGTCGAGTTGATCCCGGTAAAAGGCCCTAAcgagctcctcctccttttttttcaggttttccaCTGTCTCAACGAGATCCTCGAGCTGTGTCACAACTTCTGCTCGCTGGTCAGTCAGAGCGTCACGTCGCTGGATGAGAGAGGAAACGCTCAACTCGACATCCTCGTCAAGGTACCATCGTTTAGAAACATCTCCACATTCGTCCCCAGACAGCacttcagatctgatctcagttttctGCTCTTAGTGCAAATAAGatgcatttcatttcctttgacAACCAAGGAGATAGATGACGATGGGGTGAAGGGCCGTCATGGTACCGAGTATTGGTTCCCGTCCCTAATGATCCTGAGCCTCACCTGTAATTGGAGGAATCTGTTTCGTGTTGTGTGTAAACGTATCTATCTGTGGCTTTTCCAGGGATTCAGACGTCAGTCGTCCCTGCTCTTCAAGATCCTCTCCAGCGTGAGGAACCACCAGATAAACTCTGACCTGGCTCAGCTGTTACTGCGGCTCGACTACAACAAGTACTACACCCAGGCTGGAGGAACCCTGGGCAGGTAGGACGCGTTCGTCCTCCGGGTTTAATCTCAAAACATTCACCTCACAGGTGTTAAAACGTGTTGATCTGATgataaaaatgtctgtttcagTGTTTAAGAAAAGGAGATCGAGGAGGAAGATTTTTCCACTGAACAGAAGAAACTCTATtattatctttaaaaaacacattttctctctttattctGGTTCTGGATGAAGTTTAGTTTGTTGAGATCAAGTCTCTGAAAAACTAATTAAGTCAGGCAACTATTTGTGTTCGTGTTCAGGGGTAGATGAGACacttgccattttattaggtacgctACTTTAGAATAAATGCATCTTaatgtctgtgaagtttctcagtcacATTATAGTTTATCCAAAACCTTAATGGTCGCGTAGCAGCTTTTTCAGCTCTTAGAGACTCgtggggagttgaggtttaaatgggaaactcTGGCAGGTAACAAGCAGATCTTTCTGCAGTGGAAAAGCTGCTTGGACGAAACTCTACACGTCCGATTAAGtctctggatgactgagaacttcctcagacatttcatttccacTCGTGTACGTGATGAACTAGTGGGCGAGATGAGAGACGGCCGAGgatttctctctcctcctgaaCTGCAGCTTCATACGAGAACCAGACAACTCATTTCAGAACTTCTCCTCTAACCGTGAAGTTGATTTCCAAAAAACGGGTCCTCAATTAAAAAGCCATCCGGGACGCGTTACCACGGTAACCTGCTGcaggtaacaaaaaaataataaaataataataataataaaaacatatttctaaaaaCTGCTTCAGGAAACTTAAAATTCAGCAGCTTCTGTGTGCAGAAATAACTGCAGCAGGTTACCATGGCAACGTGCCCCAGAAAACtcacaaagtctttggttgattggacattttatatacatttaatttcctttaaatacatattaacatgaatccaacatattctagtaaagggatgaggtatagcttaatatttaatgcaaaatgatgatagtgatgtatatttataaataactatttatgaagctgcaggaggaggaggaaatctCACTCGCCAGTTTATTAGGGACACTAGAGGAAGCTTCCTAATATAAAACTAGAAGCAGAAACCTTGATCAGTGCAAACACCACTAGAGTTTAatgggaaaatgtgttttttttttttgca
The sequence above is drawn from the Mugil cephalus isolate CIBA_MC_2020 chromosome 3, CIBA_Mcephalus_1.1, whole genome shotgun sequence genome and encodes:
- the LOC125005983 gene encoding CDKN2A-interacting protein, translated to MAGERSEEDTVSEYLDQNPQLAQWVETFRGYCETNKQWCARREFILRNMEAFPTVEPGMSSSSSSSNNSLDRLLSLSMVWANHIFLGCSYPQAVMEKINEMGEGIVVPDAPVHKTLKELMARGKRSATSEGDADGCVKRAKCGGANEADCRPPGRTSAWSAGQKWGPPPQAPADHQPFFNRLYKAVAWKLVSAGGFGPNLDHFEILRSCVESCKQTLTCVFVPLKDITGLPEGRTQKEGHVCEIRCQTVYMGTGYGRDESAAKAMASKEALKVFQGRKVTVKICRRRYKGRDVEDLVLLDEQPRSQGFPPALSYPFQDEELGDGSS
- the tubgcp4 gene encoding gamma-tubulin complex component 4; this encodes MIHELLLALSGYPGTIFTCNKRTGLQVSQDLPFLHPSETSVLNRLCKLGSDYIRFTEFIEQHTGHVHPQEHHTNQPSQTGLHGIYLRAFCTGLDSMLQPYRQALLDLEQEFLGDPHLTISHVNYKLDQFQLLFPSVMVVVETIKSQKIHGCQILETVYKHSCGGLPPVRMALEKILAVCHGVMYKQLAAWMLHGLLLDQSEEFFVKQGPSAGGAAANQEEEEEDLGLGGLSGKQLRELQDLRLIEEENMLAPSLQQFSLRTEMLPSYIPVRVAEKILFVGESVQMFENHNHSPSRAGSILKHQEDLFAAELHRLKQQPLFSLVDFENLIDRIRSTVAEHLWTLMVEESDLLEQLKIIKDFYLLGRGELYQVFIDLAQHMLKTPPTAVTEHDVNVAFQQAAHKVLLDDDNLLPLLHLTVDYQGKDGKDPSGPRDGATPPQDTSPREAPPTGWAALGLIYKVQWPLHILFTPAVLEKYNVVFRYLLSVRRVQSQLQHCWALQMQRKHLKSSQTDAVKWRLRNHMAFLIDNLQYYLQVDVLESQFSQLLQQINSTRDFESIRLAHDHFLSNLLAQSFILLKPVFHCLNEILELCHNFCSLVSQSVTSLDERGNAQLDILVKGFRRQSSLLFKILSSVRNHQINSDLAQLLLRLDYNKYYTQAGGTLGSV